From a region of the Bacteroidota bacterium genome:
- a CDS encoding RNA methyltransferase: MLDKNKIKFINSLKKKKFREESGYFIVEGDKLVNELLSSSLEIESVLGLSPWLNRVMPASANVKEIIAISEAELNRISSLTTPNQVLAVAKIPQYSYQMEEISSRLSLVLDNLQDPGNLGTIMRLADWFGIEHIFCSPNSVDVYNPKVVQATMGAIFRIQVHYTPLIELMNYFTRIPGFKIYGTFLEGNNIYEKDLEQKGLIVMGNESQGISAEIGTFINEKLFIPSFTGGRKTSESLNVSVATAIVCSEFRRRSLL; encoded by the coding sequence GTGCTTGACAAAAATAAGATTAAATTTATCAACTCTCTAAAAAAAAAGAAGTTTAGAGAAGAATCAGGGTACTTTATTGTCGAAGGCGATAAGCTGGTCAACGAATTGCTTTCATCTTCCCTTGAAATAGAATCTGTTTTAGGCTTATCACCCTGGCTAAACCGGGTTATGCCCGCTTCTGCAAATGTGAAAGAAATAATTGCCATCAGCGAAGCGGAATTAAACCGCATCAGCTCACTCACCACCCCCAATCAGGTTTTGGCTGTGGCGAAAATACCGCAATATTCATACCAAATGGAGGAGATCAGCAGCAGACTTTCACTTGTTCTGGATAATCTGCAGGATCCCGGCAATCTGGGAACAATCATGCGTCTTGCCGACTGGTTTGGAATTGAACATATTTTTTGTTCGCCCAATAGTGTTGATGTTTATAATCCCAAGGTTGTACAAGCGACAATGGGTGCGATATTCCGCATTCAGGTGCATTACACCCCCCTGATTGAACTGATGAATTATTTTACCCGCATTCCCGGTTTTAAGATTTACGGCACCTTCCTTGAAGGGAATAATATTTATGAAAAAGACTTGGAACAAAAAGGATTGATCGTAATGGGAAACGAATCCCAGGGCATATCGGCCGAAATAGGAACCTTCATCAATGAAAAACTTTTCATTCCTTCGTTTACCGGGGGGAGGAAGACTTCGGAATCGCTTAATGTTTCAGTTGCTACGGCAATTGTATGTTCAGAATTCAGGAGAAGGTCATTATTATAG